The following are from one region of the Sorghum bicolor cultivar BTx623 chromosome 2, Sorghum_bicolor_NCBIv3, whole genome shotgun sequence genome:
- the LOC8077245 gene encoding protein PHOX1: MGKPSLKKKRASGGGGKSGDHGGKSASLERSGSKVLDGDETLFTDMAQEHKEEGNKLFQRRDYDRALLNYDKAIKLLPRAHPDVAYLHSNIAACYMQMSPPDYYRAINECNVALETSPKYTKALLKRARCFEALGRLDLACRDVNKVLVLEPNNLTALDVADRVKKSMEEKGIVLDDKEIMPTPEEVVAAAPKQKPRKKRGGRKFAAKAAAAAVEEVDEQKIAEAVKEEEVEEQPRQVKLVFGEDIRWAQVPASCSMAQLREAVRSKFPGLKAVLVKYKDKEGDLVTITNQDELKWAEDLAEAGSSLRLYVTEANPEHEPYVDDTNSGPLERNVNSASDNGSIRSNRQDEDRSTVTCIDDWIVQFARLFKNHVGISSDEYLDLHEVSMKLYTEAIEDTITTEEAQEVFNLAEGNFQEMAALAFFHWGNVHMSRARKRLLLSGDSPRELVLEQVKEAYEWARDEYNKAGKRYEDAVKAKPDFFEGFLALAHQQFEQAKLSWYYAIGSNADLDSCSSEILELFNKAEDNIEKGIEMWELMEEQRLKNRSKPSQENVVLEKMGLEEYIKDVSTDDAAEQASNLRSQINILWGMLLYERSVVEFKLGLPMWEDCLMAAIEKFKLGGASATDIAVLVKNHCANETAQDGLGFKIDEIVQAWNEMYDIKRWLRGVPSFRLEPLFRRRVPQLHTALEHI; this comes from the exons ATGGGCAAGCCGTCGCTGAAGAAGAAGAGggcctccggcggcggcggcaagtcCGGGGACCATGGGGGCAAGTCGGCGTCGCTGGAGCGGTCCGGCTCCAAGGTCCTCGACGGCGACGAGACCCTCTTTACGGACATGGCGCAGGAGCACAAGGAGGAGGGCAACAAGCTCTTCCAGCGCCGGGACTACGACCGCGCGCTGCTCAACTACGACAAGGCCATCAAGCTGCTGCCCCGGGCGCACCCCGATGTCGCCTACCTCCACAGCAACATCGCCGCCTGCTACATGCAGATGAGCCCGCCCGACTACTACCGCGCCATCAACGAGTGCAACGTCGCGCTCGAGACGTCGCCCAAGTACACCAAGGCGCTGCTCAAGCGGGCGCGCTGCTTCGAGGCGCTGGGCAGGCTCGACCTCGCCTGCAGGGACGTCAACAAGGTGCTCGTTCTGGAGCCCAACAACCTCACTGCGCTGGATGTGGCCGACAGGGTGAAGAAATCCATGGAGGAGAAGGGGATTGTGTTGGACGACAAGGAGATCATGCCCACGCCGGAGGAGGTAGTGGCCGCTGCGCCCAAGCAGAAGCCGCGCAAGAAAAGGGGAGGACGGAAGTTTGCTGCCAAGGCTGCGGCTGCTGCTGTGGAGGAGGTCGATGAACAGAAGATTGCGGAAGCTGTCAAAGAGGAGGAAGTGGAGGAGCAGCCAAGGCAGGTGAAACTTGTGTTTGGGGAGGACATAAGGTGGGCTCAGGTGCCGGCGAGCTGCAGCATGGCACAGCTGCGCGAGGCCGTCCGGAGCAAGTTTCCTGGGCTCAAGGCTGTTCTTGTCAAGTACAAGGACAAGGAGGGTGATCTTGTGACAATCACCAACCAGGATGAGCTGAAATGGGCTGAGGACTTGGCTGAGGCTGGGAGCTCACTTCGGCTGTATGTTACCGAGGCCAATCCAGAGCATGAACCTTATGTTGATGACACCAATAGTGGGCCATTGGAGAGAAATGTAAACAGTGCTTCGGATAATGGGAGTATCAGAAGCAATCGGCAGGATGAGGACAGGAGCACGGTGACTTGTATTGATGATTGGATTGTGCAATTCGCTCGGCTTTTCAAGAACCATGTTGGGATTAGCTCTGATGAGTACCTGGACCTCCATGAGGTTAGTATGAAGCTCTACACTGAGGCAATTGAGGACACTATTACTACTGAAGAAGCCCAGGAGGTGTTTAATCTTGCTGAGGGAAACTTCCAGGAGATGGCAGCACTTGCATTTTTCCACTGGGGTAATGTTCACATGTCCCGAGCCAGGAAGAGGTTGCTGCTATCAGGGGACTCCCCAAGAGAATTGGTGCTTGAGCAGGTGAAGGAAGCATATGAATGGGCAAGGGACGAATACAATAAGGCTGGAAAGAGATATGAAGATGCCGTGAAGGCCAAACCAGACTTTTTTGAAGGTTTCCTTGCACTTGCACATCAGCAGTTTGAACAAGCAAAACTGTCATGGTACTATGCAATTGGTAGTAACGCAGATTTGGACAGCTGTTCTTCCGAAATCCTGGAGCTCTTCAATAAAGCCGAGGATAACATTGAGAAGGGTATAGAGATGTGGGAGTTAATGGAAGAACAGCGTCTGAAGAATCGATCTAAACCTAGCCAGGAGAATGTTGTGCTAGAGAAGATGGGCTTGGAGGAGTATATCAAGGATGTGTCCACTGATGACGCGGCTGAACAGGCTTCCAATTTGAGGTCTCAGATAAACATTTTATGGGGTATGCTCCTCTATGAGCGTTCAGTTGTGGAATTTAAATTAGGTCTTCCAATGTGGGAGGATTGTCTGATGGCAGCTATTGAAAAGTTTAAACTTGGGGGAGCTTCTGCTACAGATATTGCTGTGCTGGTGAAAAACCACTGCGCCAATGAAACTGCCCAAGATG GTTTGGGCTTCAAGATTGATGAAATTGTTCAAGCCTGGAATGAAATGTATGACATTAAACGGTGGCTGCGTGGTGTTCCATCCTTTCGTCTTGAGCCATTATTTAGGCGAAGGGTTCCACAATTGCATACTGCACTTGAACATATATAG